A region from the Elusimicrobiales bacterium genome encodes:
- a CDS encoding diacylglycerol kinase family protein has translation MDRSFYFIINPNAGRKTDARNLAEAVTTLFAGRGRAECAFTSGPGHALELARGAVASGFDAVVVAAGDGTINEALPALCGSRAALGLVPRGSGNGLAREFSIPLAPRRALEALLKWRPRRIDLGKINGEYFANVAGIGIDALIGEAFNSFGRKGPRGKLPYYYFGLRQYVSYKPPRLELECGGKTSVVKPLCLAFANCRQFGGGAVIAPSAKPDDGLLNIVTVDYRPWYQTVRHLHKLFDGSIESSSLVSAAKSASALVRGEGEIVYHIDGEPRRARGAITVETVPSALAILQGPES, from the coding sequence ATGGACAGAAGCTTTTATTTCATAATAAACCCCAATGCGGGCCGCAAAACCGACGCGCGCAACCTGGCTGAAGCGGTAACAACCCTGTTTGCCGGGCGGGGCCGCGCGGAATGCGCCTTCACCTCCGGCCCCGGCCATGCGCTGGAGCTGGCGCGCGGCGCGGTGGCCTCGGGGTTTGACGCCGTGGTTGTCGCCGCGGGCGACGGCACCATAAACGAGGCGCTGCCCGCGCTTTGCGGCTCGCGCGCCGCGCTGGGGCTTGTGCCCAGAGGCTCCGGCAACGGCCTGGCGCGGGAATTCAGTATACCGCTGGCTCCGCGCCGCGCGCTGGAGGCGCTGCTGAAATGGCGGCCCCGCCGCATTGATTTGGGGAAGATAAACGGCGAGTATTTCGCCAATGTCGCCGGCATAGGCATAGACGCGCTGATTGGCGAGGCGTTCAACAGTTTCGGCAGGAAAGGGCCGCGCGGCAAGCTGCCTTACTATTACTTCGGCCTGAGGCAATATGTTTCCTACAAGCCGCCCCGGCTGGAGCTGGAATGCGGGGGCAAAACATCTGTTGTAAAGCCGTTATGCCTGGCTTTTGCCAACTGCCGCCAGTTCGGCGGGGGGGCGGTGATAGCGCCCTCGGCAAAGCCGGACGACGGGCTGCTCAATATCGTAACTGTGGATTACCGGCCCTGGTACCAGACTGTGCGCCACCTGCACAAGCTGTTTGACGGGAGCATTGAAAGCTCTTCTCTGGTGTCCGCAGCAAAAAGCGCCTCCGCCCTGGTAAGAGGCGAAGGCGAAATTGTTTATCACATTGACGGCGAGCCGCGCCGCGCCCGCGGCGCCATTACGGTGGAAACGGTTCCCTCGGCGCTGGCTATACTTCAGGGTCCAGAAAGCTGA
- a CDS encoding type II toxin-antitoxin system HicA family toxin: MKRRELVKHLTEQGCVLTREGGKYSVFQNPVTCKETPVTRHNEIADFTVRKICRDLGVEPPH, translated from the coding sequence ATGAAAAGAAGAGAGTTGGTCAAACATCTTACCGAGCAGGGCTGTGTGCTTACGAGGGAAGGCGGCAAGTATTCAGTGTTCCAGAACCCCGTCACATGCAAGGAAACGCCGGTTACCCGGCATAACGAGATAGCCGATTTCACCGTGCGCAAAATATGCCGGGATTTAGGCGTAGAACCGCCGCACTAA
- a CDS encoding 2-phosphosulfolactate phosphatase, giving the protein MIAETPQQCAEWTGRAVVCDVLRCSTNICAMLKRGKPHVRVFADKDKAVAWHAGNPGGDFFSELDFPPEFEKYDNSPSQALQSDPRRPAVLVTGAGTKAILSLRNAEAVYIGCFANFPAAAAKIRAGGDFLLVPAGIFYLNHPEDLLCARALEAAASGGENAAQNALALLKESGRLEKFLRERPQNGAADLAIALNTGGLNLLPEVKISGDCAVAKL; this is encoded by the coding sequence ATGATAGCCGAGACGCCGCAGCAGTGCGCGGAATGGACGGGACGCGCGGTCGTCTGCGATGTGCTGCGCTGCTCCACCAACATCTGCGCGATGCTGAAACGCGGCAAGCCGCATGTGCGCGTTTTCGCCGACAAGGACAAGGCCGTTGCATGGCATGCCGGCAATCCGGGAGGCGATTTTTTCTCGGAACTGGATTTTCCGCCGGAATTTGAAAAATACGACAATTCCCCCTCCCAGGCGCTGCAATCCGACCCGCGCAGGCCCGCCGTGCTGGTTACCGGCGCGGGGACAAAAGCGATTTTGAGCCTCAGAAACGCGGAGGCGGTCTACATAGGCTGTTTTGCGAATTTTCCGGCGGCAGCGGCGAAAATTCGGGCCGGAGGCGATTTCCTGCTGGTTCCGGCGGGGATATTTTACCTGAACCACCCGGAAGATTTACTCTGCGCCCGCGCGCTTGAGGCCGCCGCCTCCGGCGGGGAAAACGCCGCGCAAAACGCGCTGGCGCTTCTTAAGGAAAGCGGGCGGCTTGAAAAGTTCCTGCGCGAACGTCCGCAAAACGGCGCGGCGGACCTGGCAATCGCGCTAAACACCGGCGGGCTGAACCTGCTGCCGGAAGTGAAAATATCCGGCGATTGCGCCGTGGCAAAGTTATGA
- the queC gene encoding 7-cyano-7-deazaguanine synthase QueC produces MKKAIVLLSGGLDSATCLYWTKAKGYSCHALCILYGQRHGREAKSAAKIARLAGVPLTTLRLKLPWLKTSALVDKSRKLPDIPLDKIGHEGIAPTYVPGRNLLFVSLAASFADAAGARAVVLGPNALDYSGYPDCRPQFYKALAKAVARGTALGGKMKILTPIINLDKAQIAKLAARLKVPVRHTWSCYKGGAKPCGHCDACKLRAKGFALAGLRDEAL; encoded by the coding sequence ATGAAAAAAGCCATTGTCCTTCTCTCCGGCGGGCTGGATTCGGCCACCTGCCTTTACTGGACCAAGGCAAAGGGCTATAGCTGCCATGCGCTTTGCATACTTTACGGGCAAAGGCACGGGCGCGAGGCGAAAAGCGCGGCAAAAATAGCCAGGCTGGCGGGCGTTCCGCTTACAACGTTGCGGCTGAAGCTGCCCTGGCTGAAAACCAGCGCGCTGGTGGACAAGTCCCGCAAGCTGCCGGATATCCCGCTTGACAAAATCGGGCATGAAGGCATCGCGCCCACCTATGTGCCGGGAAGGAATTTGCTTTTCGTGTCGCTTGCCGCATCTTTTGCCGATGCCGCCGGGGCGCGGGCCGTGGTGCTGGGGCCTAACGCGCTGGATTATTCCGGTTATCCCGACTGCCGTCCGCAGTTCTACAAGGCGCTGGCAAAAGCCGTGGCGCGGGGCACCGCGCTGGGCGGAAAAATGAAAATACTCACCCCGATTATCAATCTTGACAAGGCGCAGATAGCCAAACTGGCGGCCAGGCTGAAAGTTCCCGTCAGGCACACATGGTCCTGCTATAAAGGCGGCGCAAAACCCTGCGGACATTGCGACGCCTGCAAGCTGCGCGCAAAAGGCTTTGCCCTGGCCGGACTGCGGGACGAGGCGCTATGA
- a CDS encoding 7-carboxy-7-deazaguanine synthase QueE produces the protein MKAPVAEIFSSIQGEGIFLGARQIFVRFCGCNLKCSYCDEPASRAAGKMMTAERILREISRLGKKPHHSVSLTGGEPLLHADFIAALAPRIKTAGLPVYLETNAALPEKFRLVSRHVDIVAADWKFRRSTGEELAARHRDFLSQCRGRVFVKAVLTGGESRAELEQCAGTVADVSAHIPLVIQPATPVSTQAVKTAEKFLKLARRKLARVIILPQQHPIWGVK, from the coding sequence ATGAAAGCCCCCGTCGCGGAGATATTCTCGTCCATACAGGGCGAGGGAATTTTTCTGGGCGCGCGGCAGATTTTCGTCCGCTTCTGCGGCTGCAACCTCAAGTGTTCCTATTGCGACGAGCCCGCCTCCCGCGCCGCCGGGAAAATGATGACGGCGGAGCGGATACTGCGCGAAATCTCGCGGCTGGGCAAAAAACCGCATCATTCGGTATCGCTTACCGGCGGGGAGCCGCTTTTGCATGCGGATTTTATAGCCGCGCTGGCGCCGCGCATAAAAACCGCGGGGCTGCCGGTTTATCTGGAAACAAATGCCGCGCTGCCGGAAAAATTCCGGCTTGTAAGCCGGCATGTTGACATCGTGGCGGCGGACTGGAAGTTCCGCCGCTCCACCGGCGAGGAGCTGGCCGCGCGCCACCGCGATTTCCTGTCGCAATGCAGGGGCAGGGTTTTTGTGAAGGCGGTACTCACCGGCGGAGAGTCCCGCGCCGAGCTGGAGCAATGCGCCGGCACGGTAGCGGACGTCTCCGCGCATATCCCGCTTGTGATACAGCCGGCGACGCCGGTTTCCACGCAGGCCGTGAAAACCGCCGAAAAATTCCTGAAACTTGCGCGGCGGAAGCTGGCGCGGGTCATAATACTGCCGCAGCAGCATCCCATATGGGGGGTCAAATGA